In Frondihabitans sp. PAMC 28766, a genomic segment contains:
- a CDS encoding WXG100 family type VII secretion target translates to MAHHTVESGAITELVSELQKATEYVGELITSAQAAAEHVSTQWSGDANAQFRELHAEWTQGAATMADGASRIAARASICAQNYDGVADHVKGLWG, encoded by the coding sequence GTGGCTCACCACACGGTCGAGAGCGGGGCGATCACCGAGCTCGTCTCCGAGTTGCAGAAGGCCACGGAATACGTCGGCGAACTCATCACCAGCGCGCAGGCAGCAGCCGAGCACGTGTCGACCCAGTGGTCGGGCGACGCCAACGCGCAGTTCCGAGAGCTTCACGCCGAGTGGACCCAGGGCGCCGCGACAATGGCAGACGGTGCGTCCCGGATCGCGGCTCGAGCATCGATTTGCGCGCAGAACTACGACGGGGTCGCCGACCACGTGAAGGGCCTGTGGGGCTGA